A window from Scyliorhinus canicula chromosome 19, sScyCan1.1, whole genome shotgun sequence encodes these proteins:
- the linc.pou2af1 gene encoding colorectal cancer associated 2 has protein sequence MNTFCQQEDVPVSHAAFQVFLIVQKQKVYQGVRVKITVKELLQQRRALQAAVTTTTTTALTTGNNSLQSAEPVSSAQPAAHDACPPPNGCEPSFYECDQFLESVAFDQNPIFYESAEVYERYLPDLYAENSFTSHLPALHCTPASYQPPSLCNHSTMISGSPAYSSMDFGYSTQCVPSTPEDISPSSHLDPKSFYSAPEEYFSHQHYSCSSAICSIFSYTPDNIEMGPVSENGSFTMPEYNDYSAGMLTEDIWRGNLNECLDY, from the exons ATGAACACATTTTGTCAACAAGAAGATGTTCCAGTTTCTCATGCTGCTTTCCAGGTTTTCTTGATCGTGC AGAAACAGAAGGTTTACCAAGGGGTGAGAGTGAAGATCACCGTTAAAGAGCTTTTGCAGCAAAGAAGGGCTCTTCAAGCAGCAGTAACAACAACCACCACCACAGCG CTTACCACAGGCAACAACAGTCTTCAGTCCGCCGAGCCAGTCTCTTCCGCACAACCAG CTGCCCACGACGCCTGTCCTCCACCTAACGGATGTGAACCCAGTTTCTACGAGTGTGACCAGTTTCTGGAGAGTGTTGCATTCGACCAGAACCCGATCTTTTATGAAAGCGCCGAGGTGTATGAAAGGTACCTCCCTGACCTCTACGCCGAAAACTCATTCACCTCGCATCTTCCTGCTTTGCACTGTACTCCAGCCAGTTACCAGCCACCCAGCCTCTGCAACCACTCAACTATG ATCTCCGGATCACCTGCTTACTCTTCCATGGATTTTGGGTATTCTACCCAATGTGTTCCGTCAACTCCAGAAGACATCAGTCCATCTTCACACTTGGATCCCAAGTCCTTTTATTCAGCCCCCGAAGAGTATTTTTCTCACCAGCACTACAGCTGCTCATCGGCAATCTGCTCCATCTTTTCCTACACGCCAGATAACATAGAAATGGGCCCCGTCTCTGAAAATGGCTCATTCACAATGCCAGAGTATAATGACTATTCAGCTGGAATGCTCACAGAAGACATCTGGAGAGGAAACCTCAATGAATGTTTAGACTATTGA